The window AAGGCGTCTGAATTAACTGGCGTGCGTACTCTCCGCCACGCGAGCGCAGCGCATCAAGCTCTGCCAGCGTGGCGTTATCAATACGATAAACTTCCCCGTGTACCGTTCCGTTTCCCGGAACCGCGCCTGGATAGTGGCCCAGACTGTACAACTGGTAGTTATCGATGCTGAAATTACCCAGCAACTGGGCGTTGGTCATCCAGTGGCTGTTACCTTGCTTGGTACGTAAACTACCATAAACAAATATTCGCATTGCTAAAACTCGAACTGATAGAGCAAATCAAGTGCCTGATCAACGCCAGACACAGCTTCCAGATATAGCTTAGGCATCAGACGATAACGTAGCGTGAGTGTCGCTAAAGAGTCAAATATACCCACACCATATTTCACCTGCAGACCTGGCAGTACATATCCGCTGACAACCACCTGAGATGAATCGCCCACCCCTTGCGTGTCCAGCGCCAGATTGCTTACGCCAAACGTCTCCCCGATTTTACCCACAATCTGACCACTTTGTGCAACCCCTAAGCCAATAAGCATAGACGTCATTGCCGCACTATCGCTCTGTTCGCTGTCCAATCCTTGCCCGCGCAGCAGGTAAGAGAGCGCCATTTGCTGCGACATCGCCGGGTCGGAGAAGATTTCCGCTTTCGGTTCATCTGCCGTACCCGTTACGCGAACACCGGCGATCACGTCGTCTTCGGTGGCATCCGGGTTACGAATAGCCTCGATATTGAGCAACGGCTGATCCGGTGGACCGGAGAACAACAGCTCACCTTTACGTACAATCAAATCCTGACCATACGCATGGAAGCGGCCGCTTGGGATATTAATCTGCCCATTGAGGCCCAGCCCCTGCTTATCCTGTGCCACTTTGAGATCGCCCGTCAAACGTGCTTTCAGACCAAAGGCATCGATGCGCACGTTGTTGCCGACGTGGATGTTCAGGTTGCTGTTGATCGGGATCCCGGCGCTCTGCGGTTTCTCCGGCTGTAGATTGTCATTGAGCATCACCATATCACTGGAAACACCGACTGCGCTTTCCGGCAGGTCGTGCACCACAATACGCGCCCACGGCACATCAACATTGCCGTTCAGAGTAAACAGGTTCGGTGTGGCTTCAAATTCCACATCCGGCGAGACATCCAGGCGCACCATTGGCGGCACGGTGATACGCACCCGGCTGCCTTTGGCCGCAATGCGCGCTCGCCAGTTGTCTAGTTGACTCCAGTCGGCGTCACCGCTCAGGTTTATCTCTCCCTGCTGCGTGCGCACCACGCCCGCAATTGTCGAACGGGTCCCGGTGAAGTTAACGGCCAACTGGCTGGGTTGCATGTCGAACGGCATAAAGTTGCCGTCAACGTCCAGGCCGCTCAGCTGCAACTGGCCGAGCAATTGTGGACTTTGCAG of the Citrobacter freundii genome contains:
- a CDS encoding gamma-glutamylcyclotransferase family protein, with the protein product MRIFVYGSLRTKQGNSHWMTNAQLLGNFSIDNYQLYSLGHYPGAVPGNGTVHGEVYRIDNATLAELDALRSRGGEYARQLIQTPYGSAWMYVYQRPVDGLTLIESGNWLDRDKY